From a single Pseudopipra pipra isolate bDixPip1 chromosome 15, bDixPip1.hap1, whole genome shotgun sequence genomic region:
- the LOC135422695 gene encoding uncharacterized protein LOC135422695 gives MAPRIRLSLSKPLPTIRETHEEAMEDPTNNPKRTGSTTASPDLYSSDDYIQSICHLARPTFPALPESRHKVQDRKTLKTLEDMSCSPPLVGTQQERSKCKLTNLISNVVPLGKVPPAEADFWSREDPLEQIYTCAGNLCSSKASSYGKSASSGYSQCSSSGRNDDLHPTTLKEKATGKNSFPRVFSLPRLPSPRPVQKESFCSELKYLRRDEGTVLGSDHSQKENGPVSINAEELSASSARGKLVGNPALHCSVRKQSLFNTAGIDEKEGRETSHFDKNVMGDVSTKQRYFESFQVPKKAMIHNWISEHRCIWKEAKIKACLLPAIAEV, from the coding sequence ATGGCACCCCGGATCAGATTGAGTCTTTCAAAGCCTCTCCCAACCATCCGTGAAACCCACGAGGAAGCAATGGAAGATCCAACCAACAACCCAAAGCGCACTGGAAGCACCACAGCCAGCCCAGACTTGTACTCCAGTGATGACTACATTCAATCCATCTGCCACCTTGCCAGACCCaccttcccagcccttcctgAAAGCAGACATAAGGTTCAGGACAGAAAGACCCTGAAGACCCTTGAAGACATGTCATGTTCTCCACCCCTTGTGGGGACACAACAGGAGAGGTCAAAATGCAAATTGACCAATTTAATCTCAAATGTGGTGCCACTGGGAAAAGTCCCACCTGCAGAAGCCGACTTTTGGTCCAGAGAGGACCCCCTGGAACAGATTTACACCTGTGCAGGAAATCTTTGCTCCTCCAAGGCTTCTTCATATGGTAAAAGTGCCAGCAGCGGTTACTCACAGTGCAGCTCTTCTGGCCGAAATGATGACCTTCATCCCACAACCCTGAAAGAAAAAGCCAcagggaaaaacagttttccacGAGTGTTCAGTCTTCCAAGGCTTCCCTCCCCAAGACCAGTTCAGAAAGAATCATTCTGCTCAGAGCTTAAGTATCTCAGAAGGGATGAGGGAACAGTTTTAGGGAGTGACCACAGTCAGAAAGAAAATGGCCCTGTGTCCATTAACGCTGAGGAGCTATCAGCATCCTCAGCCAGAGGGAAGCTGGTAGGaaacccagccctgcactgctctgtAAGAAAGCAGAGTTTGTTCAACACTGCAGGCATAGATGaaaaagaagggagagaaaCTTCTCACTTTGACAAAAATGTGATGGGTGATGTCTCCACTAAGCAGAGATACTTCGAGTCTTTCCAGGTACCTAAAAAAGCCATGATCCATAACTGGATTTCAGAGCACAGATGCATCTGGAAAGAAGCAAAGATAAAAGCTTGTTTGCTCCCAGCCATTGCTGAAGTGTGA